TCAATTTGAGACTGATTAAATCCCCTAGAATGTCGCCCCAATCAGCCAAAGGCACTCCGGCAAGTTCGGTATTAATTTCTTTTCCTTCGGGGCTAAGAAACCTAATTTTGGTGATGTCATAATCCCCTGTTTCGTTGCTGTAATCCACGGGTTGCCAATTTAGGCGACTGGCTAACCAACCTAAATACATCAGGGCTTGGGTTTTATTACCTTTTTCGTAATCCACTACCACTTGGTCAACTTCCCAAATGGCACTACGGCGCTCTGGGGGATCAAATGCTTCGGCGGTTAGCTCCTGCCATGGGGCAATTCTAGCCCAGTTGAGGTCGATAATGGGGGTATCTTGGGCGAGGAATTGGGCGATACGTTCTAATTCGGCGGTGGGTTCAACAAAGGTGCTAGAGTCGATTATGAGCCGATCGCACTCAGCCTTTAACCGTTGAAATAAACTATAATCAGTATCGATACCGGCCTTCCACCAGACATATTTAGGCAACTCAGGAATCATTAACTCTGAAATTACCCCCCCGATGCGCTCGAGGGCAGAAGAAACCCCCGTAACGTTGATATACTCACAACAGATCAAGCTATTGGAAGAACGCTTATTAACAGGGCAGTAGGCGGATACTTGGGCTTTTACCCCCCTATCTTCCCCCGTGGTAGGGCATAAAGTAATAATTCTACAGGGGTTCACAGAGGCGATCGCATCTGCCATTCCAGCCCCTTCCCCATCAGGAGAATACTGTTTGAGAATGGATTGATCCCGTAAATTAACCTTACCCTCCTCCTCAAAAGTCTCATATTCCTGCTGTAAACGAGCTAATAAATCAGCACTAGAAACCCCCGTCACCTCAAAACCATATTCCTTTTGAGCCGCCTTGATAGCAGAAGTAGTACGAGGCCCGGCGATACCATCCACAGGCCCAGTATAAAAACCCAACGCCGCCAAAAGAGGCTGGGTAGGCTCGGGCTCATATACCAAAAAACTGAACGTAGAAGCCCTAGTGGCCGCCAATCCCTCACTATTGCCCGTATAAGTTTGCCAAATTTGCCTTAACTCACGGTCAATGTAATCGAGATCAACATCTTTAGGCGCTTGTAAAGAAACTAAAGGAGTAGTAGTCATAATGAATAATTGCTAATAATAATTGATCATAAACAAAGAAAAAAAATAGATCACCCCTTTCTTACAAACGGCGCCATCTTCTGCCATCACGGTTAAGCAAAAATTCCGCCTCGGGAGGTTGCCATGTACCAGCTTCATAAAAAGGCACCGAATCAGGAGCAGAAGGAGCATCCCAAGCCGTCAGGGCAGGGGTAACAATCCGCCAAGCCTCTTCCACCTCATCGGCACGGGTAAACAAAGTTTGATCCCCTAACATACAATCCAATAACAAACGATGATAGGCATCTGCCGTGGCTACCCCAAAAGAAGAACCATAACTAAAATCCATATCCACCGTGCGGGTACGTAACTCAGCCCCCGGCACCTTCGCCTCAAACCGTAGAGAAATTCCTTCATTAGGTTGAATCCTCAATGCCAGAATATTGGGGTTGGTTTGTTGTGCCGCCGAAGGGAAAATCGTTAAAGGTACATTTTTAAACTGAATGGCAATCTCGGAAACCTTTTTCGGCAAACGTTTTCCTGTACGTAGATAAAAAGGCACACCCTGCCAACGCCAATTATCGATCATCAACTTTAGTGCCACAAAAGTAGGGGTAGTGGATTCAGAGTTAACCCCACTTTCTTCCCGATAACCCGGCACAGGTTTCCCTTTCATCCATCCTGCGGTGTATTGTCCCCGAATGGCACTTTTTTCCAAATTTTTAATATCAGCCAAACGGGTAGATTGTAAAACCTTCACCTTTTCTCCCCTAATGCTATCGGCATTAATACCGTTGGGGGCTTCCATGGCCGTTAAACAGAACAACTGTAAGAGGTGATTTTGCACCATATCCCTCAGCGCCCCTGCTGACTCATAATAACCTGCCCTTTCTTCTACCCCAACGGTTTCGGCTACGGTGATTTGAATGTTATCCACATAATTACGATTCCATAACGGCTCAAAAATGGCGTTAGCAAACCTAAACACCATCAAATTTTGTACCGTTTCTTTACCAAGATAATGATCAATGCGGTATATTTGTTCCTCTCGACAGACTTTCTGGACAATGCTGTTTAATACTTGCGCACTGCTTAAGTCTTTCCCAAAGGGCTTTTCAATCACTAAACGATGTTTGAGGGGATCTTTTAACATCCCTGCGGCACCTAGTTGCTTGATGGCAGGGGGAAAAAATTGCGGTGATACTGCCAAATAAAAAACTCTGTTTCCCCTTGTTCCTCTTTTGCCGTCTAATTCTTCGAGAAAACCTTTTAGTTTATCATAACTTTCAGGCTCATCCATATTACCAGGGCAGTAATATAAACCTTCGGCAAAATCATTCCATAATTCCTCGTTGGCGATGCCATCGGAAAATTCCTCAATGCCCTGTCGCATCTGCTCACGAAAATAGTCATGACTCCATTCCCGCCTCGCCACTCCAACAATGGTCATTTCACCAGGTAATCTACCCTCTTTTTTTAATTGATATAAGGCCGGTACTAATTTTCTTTGGGTCAAGTCTCCTGAAGCCCCGAAAATTGTCAGAATAAGAGGCTCTGGAGTTTTAGCTTGTTTTAAACCCGCTCTTAAGGGGTTTTCTTGTAGTGTAACCATTATGCTTTTGTCCTTGAACAACCACTCTCATTCTAGTTTCTCTGTTTGAATGTGGGTCAATTTGTTGGACTATGTAAAGTTTTGTTACGTTCTTATTTTATTTGATTTTCTAGTCCACAATAGGCGGCATAGGTAAGGGCGATCGCATCTACACTGTCATCAATGGGCAAAGATTCGATGTGAAAAATGTTTTGTAGAGCTTCGGCAACTTCATTTTTTGTAGCCTTGCCATGAACTAAATGGGCTTTCCAACTAGATTGATGTAAAAAAATCGGGTTAATTTTCCCCTCCCGATAACACACCAAATGAATTACCCCCAATGCCTGTAAAACCCCCCCAGCCGCTTTTATCTGACGACTAAAAAAAGGCATTTCGATGGCCACATGGTGGGGTTTAAACTCTTGAAATAAACCATTAAAGTCATCTTCGATTTCTTGTAACCTTTCTCCCGTTGATTGTTTTTTGCTGGTTTCAATGATGCCATAGTCAATTAGAGAAGGGCTAACCATGTCATCCCCTTCTAACACCGCCCAACCAATAATGGCTAACCCAGGATCAATTCCTAACCAAATCATATATTTAAAACGTGATAAAGTGTGTTCCCATCAAAAAACCGCCCCCATCAAACACAAGAGCGGTTTTTATTATTGCATTGTTAAAGAATGATTTAAACTCTAACAATCATTAAAAAAATTTAATTAAACGAAATTATAAAGAAGAACCTACACCAGCATAAGCACCATAGAAAAATAATGCTAACACCGCTAAAGCACCCATTCCAGCAACGGTGCCAACAATCCATAAAGGAATTCTTGCGTCTCCCATAATCCGAACCTCCTAAATAATAAAATAGTTGATATTAGTTGAAAAAGTAGCTAGAAAATAGAATGCCAAGGGTGGCAATCATTAACAAACCTAAGAATAAAGAAGTACGGTTTAATTCTACGCTTTGCTTATTGGGATTTTGATTTCTTTCCATTGATAACTCCTATCTTTGAATAAACTGCATAGCGGTAATTGCACCTACGAAGAAGACAGAAGGTACACCAAGGGTGTGTACTGCTAACCATCTAACGGTGAAAATAGGATAAGATACTGGTTGATTAGGGCTATTGCTGCTAGTCATAGTTATTTTTACCTTGTGATATTAATTACTTATTAAATTGGTCAATTTGTTGATTGGCTTCATAGCGATCGCTAATGATCGGTAATTCTTCACGGGTTTGGGTAAAATATTCATCAGGGCGAGGGGTGCCAAATGCGTCATAGGCTAACCCGGTGCTGACAAATAACCAACCTGCAATGAATAACATGGGGATTGTAATGCTATGGATTACCCAGTAGCGGACGCTGGTTACAATATCAGAAAATGGACGTTCTCCTGTATCTCCTGCCATGGGAAACTGTTTCCTCCTACAATATTTTTTTGGTTAAATGTATTTATCTAATTTACTATATCGAAGTACCTTTGTTCAGAACAATTCTCGCAAATGGAACAATGATTACTTTGTCTGTCATTTGCTAAATTTATCATTTAATTTTTCTGATTCGATAGTTAAGTACTGTTAAGTAAATTATATCATAATCATAGGAAAAAGATTTAATTCTTAATGTCCTGTCAATTTGTTCATTTTACGCTCAAGGGTTTTATTTTATGGTGTTTCTAGTCTTTGCTTAATAATTCTTCATATATTACAGTGTTAAAAAAGTTAAACTTTCTTCTCATAATTCTTTTATCTCAAGTTCGGATAATTCCTTATAAATATTGCCCACTTTTCTTTTATTTATCAAAAATCGTTTATGGCACTACCAGAAACCATTGCTCTTGTGAGAATAACCAATCAATCGTGGCAAACGGGTAAAATATACGGTGAAATAGAGGCCGGTAGCTATCAATGGCAGTTTGAGTGGCAGTTTTTGCAGGGTAAGTTATCTGTTAAACCTACCCTTGGACGCAGTTTGATTCAAGAGCCTTTAGCTCGTTTTCTTGAACATTGTGATTATCAGTTGGAAGTTGGGGGTGATTATCATTTTGCGGTTCGGGCAAAACTTTAAATTTTGATCATTAATAATTAAGGTTTTTTATAAGAATATTATTCGGGAATATCAAATAATACTTTGTTCATATAAGTTTCTGCCCAATCAATTCCAAATGCTTTTTCAAGAATTTTACGGGTTTTATCGTTTTTTTGTTGCTGTTGACAATAATGTTTTTGTCCTTGTAAATAAATATTTTTTTCAGTTTCTATTACTGGTTTAGAGGCGATCGCCCCTTGACAGTGAATAGTTAAAAAATGGATTACCCTATCTAAAAATTTTTGTTCTTCTTGGACATCGGTGGGGCGAATAAAAAGACAATAGGGAGAAAAAATATCGCCCCAAGGGGGTAATTCTCGGACATCCTGAAAATTAGGATTATCCACATTAGCCAATTTTTCATCATAAAAAGGAGATAAGGTTTTATCACCACTGGTAGGGGATAAATCTACAATGGCGGCACTAATGCCCCTTTTCCCTGCCACAATATCACAACCAAACATGGGTAAGGGATACTCTGGTTTAGGAAACATTACACAATGAAGAATATCAAGGTTTTCTCCTACCTTAGCCAATTCTAGGTGCATCTTGCGAAATTCTCGACTTTGAAAACAACAGTTTTGGATAGTGAGTCTTTCTCCCTCTAATTTTCCCTCTACATAGCCTAATTCTTCTGGTAATTGAAATGGGGATAGTTCTAAGTGCGATCGCCACGTATCCACAATACCATCACCCAATTGATTAATAAGAGGGTGTAACCTTTCCTTAAGGTCAGATTTAAAAACTTGACTCATCTTAAACTTGTACTTTTATAATGGTTATTCGTTATCATTCAGTTAACAGTGTACAAAAAAACTGATCTCCCAACCTTTTCATTATGTAACAACCATAGGAGCATAAATTTATGTTTGGCTTAGGCATTCCCGAAATAGCAATTATCTTGGTAGTAGCAATCCTCATTTTTGGTCCAAAAAAACTACCAGAATTGGGTAATGCTTTGGGTAAAAGTTTAAGGGGATTTAAAGAAGAAATCAACAACAAACCCGAAAACGAAGAAGACATTGAAAAAGACTATTAACCATGGATAAAGACACCCGTTTCGCCCTGTTAGTAATAGGTTTACCCTTTCTTGGGTTGGTTTACTGCCTATTAATTGTCGGGGTGATGATGACATCAAGCATCGCCCAAGATAACCCCGTTACCACAGGAATTATTTTTGGAGTAATTCCCCTCGCTACGGCTATGTATTTTTGGATTAGTGCTTCTGCAAAAGCATATAAAAAGAAAAAATAATCTTTATGGGGGGAAACAACTAAACCTCATTGTCCATAAACTTCATCAGTTTGGATTAGGTATTAGTAAATTAGGAATTAAGTAGAGAATCAATAATAATAAGATATAAATAGCTATTCTCCACAAAATTACTTAAAAATAGCAAATAAAAGTTTTTAAAAAAAACCTAAAGTCTAAAACCTATCCATCACTAAAAATTTCTGAAACAAATTCAGATTAATTGATATTTTCCACCCCAAACAAGATCATAATAAACCAACAAAATGTAAAGGGCCATGACCACTCATCAACTCAAGTAATAAGGCCATAAAGCCCAACATGGCTAAACGTCCATTCCATACCTCAGCGGCGGTGGTTAAACCCCATTCCCACTTCTCTTGGGGATACATTTTCATGTTTTTCTTAGGATGGGTAACTTGATCAAAGCGTAACGGGTTTTTATCTAGGGCTTCGGTGGTTAAGTTACAAAGAGCATCGATAAATTCGGGGTGAGTGTTGGGGGCAGGTACTCTTTTAAAATTGCTGATTCCTGCTTCTTCTGCCACTTCTCGATATTCAAGATCAATTTCTTGTAATGTTTCGATATGCTCAGATACGAAGCTGATGGGGACTACCAATAAATCTTGAATTTGTTGTTGCCCTAATTCCATTAAAGCATCTTCGGTGTAGGGCTTAAGCCATTCTACTGGTCCTACTTTACTTTGATAAGCTAAAGTATAGGGATTATTGGTGTTTAAGTTAGCCATAATTAACTCTGTACACCGTTCAATTTCTTCTTGGTAGGGATCTCCTGCTTCAGTTACGTAGCTTTTAGGCACTCCATGGGCGCTAAAGAAAATATGAACATGATCAGGATTTTCAAACTGTTCTAGCTCCTGTTTAATTAAATCTGTCATGGAAGCTAGATAATTCTGATGATCGTACCATGAAGGAACGAGGGTATATTCAATGTTTTGTAGTTCTCTATCTGTGGCCCACATTTCCTCTAATACTCGGAAGCTAGAACCGCTGGTACTGATGGAAAAATGGGGATAAAGGGGTAGGATAACTAATTTTTGCACGTTATCGGCTTTGATTTGGGCGATCGCCTCCTCGGTGAAAGGATGCCAATATCTCATGCCCACATATACTTTAATATCTTCTCCTTGCTCTTGTAACTTACTTTGTAAAGCCTGAGCTTGAGCTTCTGTAATTTGTAGTAATGGTGAACCTCCCCCAATTTCCTTATAATTTTCCTCTGATTTTTTACTTCTGAGGGTAGAAATCAACCATGCAAGGGGTTTTTGTAAGAGGGGAGATGGTAGGCGGATAATTTCGGGATCAGAAAATAGATTGTAAAGGAAGGGACGTACATCCTCTAGCTTTTCTGGTCCACCTAAATTTAACAATAATACTCCTGTCCGAGCCATAATATTAATATTGATTTTTTTTAAGTTTCTTTACTAAGTGTAACAATATCTTATTGTCGCTTTTAATTTGTGAATGAAATGATACTTATTTAATCTTAATTTTAGGAATTATTATGATAATGATAACTTTTTTTGACAAAAAACTTCACAGAAGTTCATTCTTAATTTAATTTAGTAATTATGGATACTTTACAGAATAACCATTGTTCATCCATAAGTAGGTCATGACTAACTAGAATTATTAGCAATAAAGTGGAATTTATGATAAGTACGCTCAATGACTTATATAAAGTCTGCTTGATCACTTACAAATTAGTAATATCAATATCTTAGTTCAATTTATTGAACGAACCATCCTTAGCCGTGTAATTCATTACACGGTGGGGGTGCAAAAATACTAATAATTTATCTCCACTGATAGACGATAAATTTCGCTGCGAGATAAGTTAGTTAATTTCGCCAGTTGCTTACTTGCTTCACTTTTGCTGATGCCTTCATTTATTAATTTTCTGAGCTTGTCTTTAATTTCTTCCTGCGATAGTTGCTCAGATTCTTGATTCTCATTTCCCGCCACGATAATAGTATATTCTCCCCTCGGTTCTTTTTCTTGGTAAAGTGCGATCGCACCTTCCACCGTACCCCGCCAAAAATCCTCATGTAGCTTAGTCAACTCCCGTGCAAGGGTAATTTGTCGTAAAGCCCCAAACACCCCTAAGAAATCCTCCAAAGTGCGCCTCAATCGATGGGGAGATTCATAAAAAATTAACGTACGTTTTTCCCCCCCTAACTCCGACAACAAACCATCCCGTAACTTCTTCTTCGTAGGCAAAAAACCTTCAAAAACAAATCTTTCCGTAGATAAACCAGAAGCAATTAAACCACTAATACCAGCATTTGCCCCTGGAATAGGTACAACTTGTATATTTTCCTCAATACAAGCCCTAACCATATTGTAGCCCGGATCAGAAATTGCAGGAGTTCCAGCATCCGTCACCAAAGCAATACTCTCCCCCCCCTTAAGTCGAGGAATAAACTCCGCCACCCGACTTTGAAAATTATGCTGATGATAACTAACCATAGGAGTCTTCACCTGAAAATGATGTAATAACTTACCCGTATGGCGAGTATCCTCCGCCCCAATCAAATCAACCGATTCCAACACCTTTAACCCCCGAAAAGTCATATCCTCAAGATTACCGATGGGAGTTGCCACTAGATAAAGTATGCCTGTCAATGTAAAATCCTAGAAGTAACACAAAAAATCTCATGAACCAGTTTACCATTAACCTCAACCAAGGCTCAGTTTCCTTCAACTTTAGCCAAGACGCCGCCCAAAAACTTAGACAAGAAATCAATCTACTAATACAGAGTTTAAAAGATAACCCCCAAGCCAGTACAAAACCCAGTGCTAAAAAACCCATGGAATATCAACACACAGGGGAAGTGTTTTTAGAAGTTTTTTGTAACCCCAATATTTACCCCAGCCCCTTCGCCGCCAAAGTTTTAATTACCATCAGAGATGAGCGTTTAAGGATAACATCTGAAGCAGAATTAACCCGTTTAATTGAAGACTTAGAGCAATATTTGCAATAGGTTTGCAATAAGTTATAGATAATATACTTCGTTAGTTCAATTTATCGAACAATAACTATTCGCCGTGTAATAAATTACACGGTAGGTAATGATAAATCTTATAAATATTTCTATCTATGCCAGATAAACCAAGTTTCTAACAAACTACACTTTAAAGGATGATATTTTTTCATAATTTTCTGCTCTAACCGATTAATAATATCCTTAATAAAATCATCACTAATAGACATCTTAAATAAAAAATCAATACTACTATCTTTTTTGATTAACATAGCAACTATATTAACCAACAATTCTGCTTTATATCCCCAACAATGACATCCTAAAAATTTGCGATTTTTACTAACAATTAACTTAACAAAAAACGCCTTTCTTTCTAAATCAAAAGGCGATAAAAAGCTATCATTAATAATAAAACTATCCCAACTATCTCCATATAGACTTTTTACTTGAGATTCATTATAACCAACCCTAAAAATTCCTTTACTGACATTAAGATTATAGGGAATTACATCATAATTTATCTGATGAATCTTCAAAAATAAAATATTATCAATGGCAATCCGTAATTCTTCCTTGACAATATTTAAACAACCATATCCTCCCAAAATATTACCTACACTATAAATTTTATTATAGCTAGTTTGCAACTTACTATTAACAATAATACTATTATGTAATTTATCAACTTTTATAAATTTTTTATCCTGTAATGTGATCAACTTAAAATTAAATTTCCTTTCCAAAAAATCATTACTAATAATAATTTCTTCACCTTCTATGGCTGTGTTTCCTGCCTGAATCCATTTACTATTGTTAATAGACTTAACCTGATTAACTTGATAATCACTTAATACATTAACGCCTATGCTTTCTAACTCACATTGAATCAAAAAAGTAATATCTTCATCTTCCCAAGGCAAAATATGTTTTTGTGTTGTTAATAAAGTCACTTTTTTTTGATAACGACTCAATAAACCACAAATGTTAATAGCTACTTCGTCATCACCAATCACCACCAAATTATTAGGTAATGAATCTATATCGCATAATTGAAAAATATCGTAACCCGTTAAATAATTAATATCTTCTATTCCCAACCAATCAGGATGCTGATAATTATATAAAGGAGAGGTAATAATATAACCATTAGCCATTAAAATATCTTGTTTTGTTTTAATAGCAGTTTGATTATTTTCTAAAACAAACTCAAAATCAGAAAAAATAACGTCAACTTCTAAACCTTCCAACTCAGGTAATAATTTACTTTCAATTAATAGCTTTTTTTCTTCAAGAATATCTTGCCTATTATGAAAACTATTAGGGGATAAAAGCTGACTTTGTAACTGTTGAAATAAATATTTTTGACCTTCTTCTGTATCAAAATCGACATCAATAATTAGAGCAACTCTTGCCCCTATATTGACAGCATATTTAGCCCCCCAAATAGCCTCTAAACTACCACCAATTAAAATCAAATCATAGGTTAACTTCATGGGAAGTAATCTTAAACCTTAGTTAATAGAGAATCAACCATATTTAAAGCCCTTTCTCCATAGGCTTGATAACGTTCCCGTTTATTTTTGATTTTTTTCTCAAAGGTGGGTAAAATACCAAAATTAGGGGGCATCGGCTGAAAGTGTTTAGCATCCGCAGAGCTGATAAAATCAAACAATGCACCCATCATGGTATAGGGGGATAATACTAAAGGTTCTTGATTTTTATATGCCCTAGCAGCGTTTGTACCGGCTAACCATCCCCCTGCACAGGCGGCAGTATAACCTTCCGTGCCAATGAGTTGTCCTGCGGCAAAAAGGGTTGATCTGGTTTTAAATTGTAAACTAGCATGGAGCAGTTGAGGGGCGTTAAGGAAGGTGTTTTTGTGCATTACTCCCATGCGTACAAATTCGGCGTTTTCTAACCCAGGGATAAGGCGAAATACCCTTTTTTGTTCACCCCAACGAAGGTTAGTTTGAAAACCTACCATATTCCACAGTTGCCCTGCTTTGTCTTCTTGTCGTAGTTGTACCACGGCATAGGGGCGTTTATCTTTGTTTTCCCGAAAGTCACCAAGACGGGAATCAAATAAGCCAATGGGTTTTAGGGGGCCATATCTCATGGTTTCCTCCCCTCTTTGGGCTAATTCTTCGATGGGTAAACAACCTTCAAAAAAGTTTGAGCTTTCCCTATCAAAGTCTTTTAATTCGGCTTGTTCAGCGTTACATAATTCTTGCCAAAAGTTGATATACTGTTCTTTATTCATGGGGCAGTTGAGATAAGCCGCTTCTCCTTTGTCGTAACGGGAGGCAAGAAAGGCGATGTCTTGATTAATGGATTCACCGACGATGATAGGGCTGGCCGCATCAAAAAAGCTCATATATTCCATGCCCGTTAAGCCTTGTAATTCGGTAGCTAAACTTTCGGTGGTTAGGGGGCCTGTGGCTAAAACTACGATGGTATCGGGGGGTATTGATGTGATTTCCTCCCGTTTAAGGGTGATTAGGGGGTGATTGTCGAGGGTTTGGGTCAAATCTTGGCTAAATACCCCTCTATCCACTGCTAATGCCCCTCCTGCGGGAACTTTATGTTTATCGGCGGTGTGGATAATGATGGAGTTAAGACGGCGTAATTCTTCGTGGAGTAGTCCTGCGGCTCTGTCGGTGGCATCTGCCCCAAAGGAATTACTACAGACTAATTCGGCTAGATGTTGGCTATGGTGCGCTGGGCTATGTTTGACAGGGCGCATTTCGTAGAGGGTGACGGGAATCCCTGCTTGGGCTATTTGCCATGTGGCTTCTGTTCCTGCTAAACCACCACCTATTACGATTATACCTTTTTGGCTCATTATTCTTTGCTTATCTTGTCTGTAGAGTTTATTGGTTTTTATTTTACTTGTTTTAATAGGTATTTGATAGTTTTGAGGAGTTGCATTTTATCTTTAATAAATTCTTCTTTGACGATGTAGGCATCTCCTCCTTGTTTTTGGGCCCAGTGAATGTCAAAGTCTTGGTTTTTTGTGGAGCAAAAGATGACGGGAACTTTTTTGGTGCTGGGATTTTCTTTAATCCATCTACATAGTTCGTAGCCGTTCATTTCGGGCATGACTACGTCGGTGATAACAAGGTTAAATTTTTCGGCTTTTAATACTTCGATCGCCTCTACCCCGTTGGTTGCTTCTGCTACTTGAATATTAAATTGTTTGAGTGTATCACAAATCACCTCTCGGGGAGCATGACTGTCATCAACTACTAAGATTTTAATCATGATTTGATCGATGATGAATAATTAAGAAGAGTAGATCAATTAAAGAATCTGAGCCTTACGGTTTATTATACCTAAAAATGGTTAAATATTTCGTTACTATCTAATAAAACTTCGGAATCAGGGTTACTATTGTCGATCAAAATAATTGGTTTTTCTTCAGTAATTTCACCTATTCTTTTTATTAGGGGGCGATCGCCCTTAATTAATTTTTCGGCTT
The Cyanobacterium stanieri LEGE 03274 genome window above contains:
- a CDS encoding NAD-binding protein: MKLTYDLILIGGSLEAIWGAKYAVNIGARVALIIDVDFDTEEGQKYLFQQLQSQLLSPNSFHNRQDILEEKKLLIESKLLPELEGLEVDVIFSDFEFVLENNQTAIKTKQDILMANGYIITSPLYNYQHPDWLGIEDINYLTGYDIFQLCDIDSLPNNLVVIGDDEVAINICGLLSRYQKKVTLLTTQKHILPWEDEDITFLIQCELESIGVNVLSDYQVNQVKSINNSKWIQAGNTAIEGEEIIISNDFLERKFNFKLITLQDKKFIKVDKLHNSIIVNSKLQTSYNKIYSVGNILGGYGCLNIVKEELRIAIDNILFLKIHQINYDVIPYNLNVSKGIFRVGYNESQVKSLYGDSWDSFIINDSFLSPFDLERKAFFVKLIVSKNRKFLGCHCWGYKAELLVNIVAMLIKKDSSIDFLFKMSISDDFIKDIINRLEQKIMKKYHPLKCSLLETWFIWHR
- the trmFO gene encoding FADH(2)-oxidizing methylenetetrahydrofolate--tRNA-(uracil(54)-C(5))-methyltransferase TrmFO, with translation MSQKGIIVIGGGLAGTEATWQIAQAGIPVTLYEMRPVKHSPAHHSQHLAELVCSNSFGADATDRAAGLLHEELRRLNSIIIHTADKHKVPAGGALAVDRGVFSQDLTQTLDNHPLITLKREEITSIPPDTIVVLATGPLTTESLATELQGLTGMEYMSFFDAASPIIVGESINQDIAFLASRYDKGEAAYLNCPMNKEQYINFWQELCNAEQAELKDFDRESSNFFEGCLPIEELAQRGEETMRYGPLKPIGLFDSRLGDFRENKDKRPYAVVQLRQEDKAGQLWNMVGFQTNLRWGEQKRVFRLIPGLENAEFVRMGVMHKNTFLNAPQLLHASLQFKTRSTLFAAGQLIGTEGYTAACAGGWLAGTNAARAYKNQEPLVLSPYTMMGALFDFISSADAKHFQPMPPNFGILPTFEKKIKNKRERYQAYGERALNMVDSLLTKV
- a CDS encoding response regulator, with protein sequence MIKILVVDDSHAPREVICDTLKQFNIQVAEATNGVEAIEVLKAEKFNLVITDVVMPEMNGYELCRWIKENPSTKKVPVIFCSTKNQDFDIHWAQKQGGDAYIVKEEFIKDKMQLLKTIKYLLKQVK